A genomic segment from Vibrio panuliri encodes:
- a CDS encoding sugar O-acetyltransferase produces the protein MKTERDKMLAGEPYNPWDEELYNARIACRKVLQQLNSSIPDSEQWREAIQNLLPNGEDAFLEPPFRCDYGTNIKTGKNFYANFNCVVLDIAEVKIGDNVLFAPNVQLYTAGHPLDVKGRVEEGVEFGKPITIGDNVWLGGGVIVCPGVTIGHNSVIGAGSVVTRDIPDNVVAAGNPCRVIRAIEQK, from the coding sequence ATGAAAACAGAGCGCGATAAAATGTTAGCAGGTGAGCCATATAATCCTTGGGATGAGGAGCTGTATAATGCTCGTATTGCCTGCCGTAAAGTGTTGCAGCAACTCAACAGTAGCATCCCAGACTCTGAACAATGGCGAGAAGCAATCCAAAACTTGCTGCCCAATGGGGAGGATGCTTTTCTTGAGCCGCCTTTTCGTTGTGATTACGGCACTAATATCAAAACAGGCAAGAACTTTTACGCTAACTTTAATTGCGTGGTACTTGATATTGCTGAGGTGAAGATTGGTGACAACGTCTTATTTGCGCCCAATGTACAGCTTTATACTGCAGGACACCCTCTCGACGTCAAAGGACGGGTTGAAGAGGGAGTCGAGTTTGGAAAACCGATAACCATTGGTGACAATGTATGGTTGGGGGGCGGTGTGATTGTTTGTCCAGGCGTAACTATTGGTCACAACAGTGTGATTGGGGCAGGTAGCGTTGTGACCCGAGATATTCCAGATAATGTGGTGGCAGCGGGGAATCCGTGCCGTGTTATTCGAGCGATAGAGCAAAAGTAG
- a CDS encoding universal stress protein, producing the protein MHEFKNILFVSQGLPETGDSLQQAMTLAQRNNASLKGLIVCPKLPANMSQYQDTYQQSLINNLNQQINQIGQSSDLTQTSPLTVDISSGDKPIVDVIQYVEQHNRDLLIKNAEPLGEGSEGFKALDMKLLRKCPCPVWLNRTTTIPHQHKCVAVAIDPIITCDEEEQLALRLLTLARNIADSCNSRLHIISCWEYKLESYLRHNPWIQVDDQQLNADIAALRDHHRQQLDRLVADSGIAGEMIVHHINGRADDEIPRCATTLAIDILVMGTIARTGIEGLVMGNTAENILQSLSCSLVALKPTGFVSPIR; encoded by the coding sequence ATGCATGAATTTAAAAATATTCTGTTCGTCAGCCAAGGTCTGCCTGAAACGGGTGATTCTTTACAACAAGCGATGACACTCGCTCAACGTAATAACGCTTCACTGAAAGGGCTCATTGTCTGCCCCAAACTACCGGCAAATATGAGTCAATATCAGGATACCTATCAACAATCTCTGATCAACAACCTGAACCAGCAAATCAATCAAATCGGTCAATCGAGCGATCTCACGCAGACATCGCCCCTCACCGTTGATATTTCAAGTGGTGATAAGCCTATTGTTGATGTCATTCAGTACGTTGAGCAGCACAACCGAGATTTGCTGATCAAAAACGCCGAGCCTCTTGGTGAGGGGTCTGAAGGATTTAAAGCGCTGGATATGAAATTGCTGCGTAAATGTCCTTGCCCTGTTTGGTTAAATCGCACCACAACCATACCTCATCAACATAAATGTGTTGCCGTTGCCATCGATCCTATCATTACCTGTGATGAAGAAGAGCAATTGGCTCTGCGGCTGCTAACATTGGCGAGAAATATCGCCGACAGCTGCAACAGCCGATTACATATCATCTCTTGCTGGGAGTACAAGTTAGAGAGCTATTTAAGGCACAATCCTTGGATCCAGGTTGATGATCAACAGCTCAACGCCGATATTGCCGCGTTACGTGACCATCACCGTCAACAGCTGGATCGCCTAGTGGCTGATTCAGGGATCGCAGGTGAAATGATTGTCCATCATATCAATGGACGAGCCGATGACGAAATTCCTCGATGCGCCACGACACTGGCGATTGATATCTTGGTCATGGGGACGATTGCCCGGACGGGCATTGAAGGTTTAGTGATGGGCAATACCGCCGAGAACATTTTGCAATCGCTCAGCTGTTCGTTAGTCGCATTAAAACCGACAGGGTTTGTTTCACCTATTCGTTAA
- a CDS encoding U32 family peptidase, with translation MTRDQFELLAPGGDLDSIKAAIAAGADAIYCGLDRFNARNRATNLTLDNLNGVLSLAHQHNCKIFLTLNVLILESEIPAIIRLLSQLSTTSIDGVIVQDLGLAYILKHHFPHLDVHASTQLNTHNEGQIQFLNQLTASRVNLSRELNINEIKHLAHFGQQHNVQMEVFVHGSYCIGFSGICYISSARNGASGNRGRCSQPCREQYETTKTGNQYPLNMKDNSAFGDLQALADAGVYSLKVEGRIKKSHYVYTVVDNWRKQIDRLCDGEELSQDTTELYTVFNRDFSNAFLQGDYGKSMYIDNPRDHAVKHFSTIYQCQSVEDVQQIKKKLYDDKTAIIENVAQKTQAFDISGTQDKSSSLKGAIDVPHLAPLPQSPEREGVAKLAVLVSSTDDCELAVQEHFDVYFQMPMGLADQWQSLVVLFTQYPNLKPWFPAILIDADFQAAREFLEQIKPKCLITNNSGVGFIAKQLGLNWIAGPQMNTTNSYAFKCLQEEFAASGAFISNELNMKQMRHIKRPHGMRSFYSVYHPNTLLTSRQCLFQQTEGCKKIKVNKGCLKRCNKRTSIINLKDNPYVIQKQRGSHNSIYSEHNVLNTDILSDLPMLLTDILIDLRDIQTETQVSLSKTEIIAMFIALLESPNPMQKAQIHQMIQPTANAQYQKGL, from the coding sequence GTGACACGCGATCAATTTGAGTTATTAGCACCAGGCGGAGATTTAGACTCGATAAAAGCCGCTATCGCAGCAGGGGCTGATGCCATTTACTGTGGTTTGGATCGATTTAACGCCCGTAACCGTGCCACCAACCTGACGTTAGATAACTTAAATGGTGTTCTATCGCTTGCTCATCAGCATAACTGTAAGATTTTTCTAACTCTAAATGTATTGATTCTTGAGAGTGAAATCCCTGCCATTATCAGACTATTAAGCCAATTAAGTACCACCAGCATTGATGGCGTAATCGTACAAGACCTCGGCTTGGCTTATATTCTTAAACACCATTTCCCTCATTTAGATGTTCACGCATCCACTCAGCTTAATACCCATAATGAGGGGCAAATTCAGTTCTTAAATCAACTGACCGCAAGTCGAGTCAACCTCTCCCGCGAGCTGAACATCAATGAAATAAAGCATCTAGCACACTTTGGTCAGCAGCATAACGTGCAGATGGAAGTGTTCGTCCATGGCTCTTACTGCATTGGTTTTTCGGGTATCTGCTACATTAGTTCCGCACGCAATGGCGCATCGGGTAACCGAGGGCGTTGCAGTCAACCGTGCCGAGAGCAATACGAGACGACCAAAACGGGGAACCAGTACCCGCTCAATATGAAAGACAACTCCGCATTTGGCGATTTACAAGCGCTTGCGGATGCTGGGGTCTATTCACTAAAAGTTGAAGGGCGCATTAAAAAATCCCATTACGTTTACACTGTGGTGGATAACTGGCGTAAGCAAATTGATCGCTTGTGTGATGGTGAAGAGTTATCTCAAGATACCACTGAGCTCTACACAGTATTTAACCGTGATTTCTCTAATGCTTTCTTGCAGGGCGATTATGGTAAGTCGATGTATATCGACAACCCACGAGACCATGCTGTCAAACACTTCTCTACCATCTATCAATGTCAGAGCGTTGAAGATGTACAACAAATCAAGAAGAAACTCTACGACGACAAGACTGCGATTATTGAAAATGTTGCGCAGAAAACACAAGCCTTTGATATCAGTGGCACACAGGACAAAAGCAGTAGTTTAAAAGGGGCGATAGATGTACCGCACCTTGCCCCGCTTCCTCAGTCACCTGAACGTGAAGGTGTTGCAAAACTCGCCGTTCTTGTCTCTTCAACCGATGATTGCGAGCTTGCAGTGCAAGAGCATTTTGACGTCTACTTCCAAATGCCAATGGGGCTGGCTGATCAATGGCAAAGCCTTGTTGTGCTGTTTACTCAATATCCTAATCTCAAGCCTTGGTTCCCTGCGATTTTAATCGATGCTGACTTTCAAGCAGCACGCGAGTTCTTAGAACAGATCAAGCCTAAGTGCTTGATTACCAATAACTCAGGGGTCGGTTTTATTGCTAAGCAACTCGGACTAAACTGGATTGCGGGGCCACAGATGAACACGACCAACTCTTACGCCTTCAAATGTCTGCAGGAAGAGTTTGCTGCCAGCGGCGCATTTATCTCTAATGAGTTAAATATGAAGCAGATGCGTCATATCAAACGCCCTCACGGCATGCGCAGCTTTTATAGTGTTTACCATCCGAATACCTTGTTAACCAGTCGTCAATGTTTGTTCCAGCAAACAGAAGGCTGTAAAAAAATCAAAGTCAACAAAGGCTGCTTGAAACGCTGCAACAAACGTACTTCAATCATCAATCTAAAAGACAACCCATATGTCATTCAAAAACAGCGTGGTAGCCACAACTCTATTTACAGCGAACACAATGTGCTGAACACCGATATTCTTAGTGATCTGCCGATGCTATTGACCGATATACTGATTGATCTACGAGATATCCAAACAGAAACTCAAGTGTCACTGAGCAAAACTGAAATCATTGCTATGTTTATTGCCCTACTTGAATCACCCAACCCGATGCAAAAAGCGCAAATTCATCAGATGATTCAACCAACTGCTAACGCCCAATACCAAAAAGGTTTGTAG